aGGCTACAGGCACAatccactacacctggctattttttttttttttttttttgagacggagtctggctctgtcgcccaggctggcgtgcagtggcgccatcgcggctcactgcaagctccgcctcccgggttcgcgccattctcctgcctcagcctccggagtagctgggactacaggcgcccgccaccacgcccggctaatttttttgtatttttagtagagacgggggtttcactgtgttagccaggatggtctcgatctcctgacctcgtgatccacccgcctcggcctcccaaagtgctgggattacaggcatgagccaccgcacctggccatggctatttatttttatttttatttatttattcatttatttattttttgagacggagtctcgctctgtcgcccaggctggagtgcagtggcactatctcggctcactgcaagctctgcctcctgggttcatgccattctcctgcctcagcctcccgagtagctgggactacaggcgcctggcaccatgcccagctaatttttttttgtattttcaggagagacggggtttcaccatgttagccaggatagtgtcgatctcctgaccttgtgatccgcccacctcggcctcccaaagtgctgggattacaggtgtgagccaccgcgcctggctatttttttatttttgtaaagacaggggtctccctgtgttatccaggctggtctcgaactcctgggctcgagcaatgttcccacctccgccttccaaaatgttgggatcacaggcttgagccattgcaCAGGGTCCtctctgttcctttcctttcagCATGCAGCACAATTTGTAATGATACATGTTTTgcaaattttataaatgtttagttATTTCAGGTCCATTTCCACTACTAGATGGGAAACTCCTTGAGGGAGGGGATATCTGTCTCCCTCAGTGTTGATCTTCCTTGTAACGTGTCTGACGCATGATCAACGCTGGTTTAATAAATACTGTCcctgccaggagcagtggctcacacctgtaatgccagcactctgggaggctgagacaggtggatcacttgaggtcgggagtttgagaccagcctggccaacatggcaaaaccccgtctctactaaaaatacaaaaattagctgggcgcggtcgcgggcgcctgtaatcccagctactcgggaggctgaggcaggagaatcacttgaacccgggaggcggaggttgcagtgaactgagatcgtgccactgcactcctgcctgggtaacagggcaagactgcgtcacaataaataaataaatactgtccCCACTAAATATCTTACAGTTCTCTACATGCTGTGACTGACACTCCAGCCTGCCCTGCCACCTTTTCTCACTCCTTTCCTACCTAACTCGAACTCAGCCCACACTGAAGACTCCTGCTTCTCCAAACCCCTCCCATCTCCATCTTGTTCTTTGTTCATTGTTTCTTCGATACAATAGAGCTCCTTTAAGGATCATCTCAAGCATTGTGACACATTTTCTGATCCCCAATACATGATCTGTCCCTGCTTTGAACCCCAAAGTATTTTGTAACTAATGACACTCCTATCCTGCCTTGCCTTAATCCTCACTTCTAGAGTAAGTGGGTGCTGATAACAACAGGGCTGAAAACCATGACCctatagtaattttttaaaatcccagtactttgggaggctgaggcgggtgaattgcttgaggtcaggagttcaagaccagcttcgccaatatggtgaaaccccatctctactaaaaatacaaaaattagccaggcatggtggcatgcacctataatctcagctacttgggaggctgaggcaggagaatcacttgaactcaggaagtggaggttgcagtgaaccaaaatcacaccactgcactccagcctgggcaacagagtgaaactctgtctcaaaaaaataaaaataaaaataaaaacaggcctggcgtggtggctcatacctgtaatcacagcactttgggaggccaaggcaggtggatcacctgaggtcgggagttcaaaaccagccttgccaacatggcacaaccccgtgtctactaaaaatacaaaaaattagttgggcatggtggcaggcgcctgtaatcccagctattgaggaggccgaggcaggagaatcgcttgaacctgggaggcagaggttgcagtgagccgaggtcatgccactgcattccagcctgggcgacagagcaagactccatctcaaaataataataaaattaaaaatgtagtatGCATCAGAACCACAAGATGAgcttattaaaatacagattctcagGCCTGAAAGAGTGCTTCAGTAGGAATCTGTGTTATTTCAAGCATTCTTTATGACTTTGATGCCCACCAGGGTAAGAACATTATAATAAGTTAACTTAAAGTGACCAGAATCCCCAGACCTAAGGCTCACTGATTAAGTCTTAGGAAATGGAGGGAGTTCAGAGGTTGAATCCCCACCCTTCCTCCTCCAAGAGGTTAGATGAACAAAGACTCCAAAGTTTATTTGCCTTTCCTTTTTAATCCTCTTCTTACtccaactctttaaaaaaaaaaactgcccagAAAACCCAGTAATTAAGCAAAAGGGAGCTCAAAGAGCCAAGGCAAGCCAGCCCAAGAGCAGCAGGGTCCCTCCCGCAGGGGCCAAAGTCTGGATGCTGGGGTCTCCACTCAGAGCCTGGTAGTAAAAGCTGGTGCAGAATAAGGTCGTTCCGGAAGCTAGCAATAACCCAGCCTGAAGGAGACACAGCACAGAAAACAGGATTGTTAAGAACAGGGCAGGCTGAGAGGGAGCGTGTGGGGCTTGGTCAGGGTTACGCGCAGGGAAAGATTACCCAGAGTGGCTTTCTGCAATGGGGCACCCCTAACAGGGCCAGGCTGTGTAAGAAGTGGTGTTTGTTGGCCTTGTCAAACAGctgtaagaaaaacagaaacgaAGGGATATCGTAGGCAATACAGGTCCTGAGATCCCCTGATGACACAAGGGACCAAagttccttcccccaccccacccttgaAGTCCCAGCTTGATCCCAGGCCTTTGGCTTACAGAGCCTTTGGCCTTTGCTGCTCCAGAGATCCGCGGCTCGCCCCACCCTCTCCCCGCCCACTTCCCCCAGGGACCCCAGACTTTGTGCCTTCGTAGACCCACGAGTCAGGGAGCCCCAGCGCAGTTACTTCACCTCCTTCCCGTAGGCATCTGGGAATTGGGCGCCTgtggagaaaagaagcaaaggtTAGCGGTCCTAGTGCCAGCCGTGACCGCCCCCAATCCGGGGGGACCCAGGTGGACATTGGCGAGAAAGGGcaccccccccaccccaggaAGCTTCCGATTGGTGGGAACACGCTCGGGCAGTACTGGGAACCAACTGGACCCAGCTGGGGGACTTTAAAAGGTTTAGGGC
The sequence above is a segment of the Gorilla gorilla gorilla isolate KB3781 chromosome 19, NHGRI_mGorGor1-v2.1_pri, whole genome shotgun sequence genome. Coding sequences within it:
- the TMEM256 gene encoding transmembrane protein 256; this encodes MAGPAAAFRRLGALSGAAALGFASYGAHGAQFPDAYGKELFDKANKHHFLHSLALLGVPHCRKPLWAGLLLASGTTLFCTSFYYQALSGDPSIQTLAPAGGTLLLLGWLALAL